From a single Anomaloglossus baeobatrachus isolate aAnoBae1 chromosome 4, aAnoBae1.hap1, whole genome shotgun sequence genomic region:
- the LOC142301048 gene encoding histone H2B 1.1 yields MPDPAKSAPAPKKGSKKAVTKTQKKDGKKRRKSRKESYAIYVYKVLKQVHPDTGISSKAMGIMNCFVGDIFERIAGEASRLAHYNKRHTITSREIQTAVRLLLPGELAKHAVSEGTKAVTKYTSAK; encoded by the coding sequence ATGCCTGATCCCGCCAAGTCCGCCCCAGCGCCCaagaagggctccaagaaagccgtgaccaagactcagaagaaggacggcaagaagcggaggaagagccggaaggagagctatgccatctacgtgtacaaggtgctgaagcaggtgcaccccgacaccggcatctcctccaaggccatgggcatcatgaactgcttcgtcggtgacatcttcgagcgcatcgcaggggaagcctcccgcctggcgcactacaacaagcgccacaccatcacctcccgggagatccagaccgccgtgcgcctgctgctgcccggagagctggccaagcacgccgtgtccgagggcaccaaggccgtcaccaagtacaccagcgccaagtga
- the LOC142301049 gene encoding histone H1.01-like: MAETAPAAAPPPAEPAAKAKKVPKKSGAAKKSSKSSGPSASDLIMKAVSASKERSGVSLAALKKLLSAGGYDVEKNNSRLKLAIKALVNKGSLLQVKGSGASGSFKLNKKQETKDKAAKKKPAAAAKPKKPAAKKAAKSPKKPKKAPAAAKKSPKKAKKPAAAAKKAAKSPKKPKTAPKPKKVTKSPAKKAAKPKAAKSPAKKATKPKKPAAKK, from the coding sequence ATGGCAGAGACCGCACCGGCCGCCGCTCCTCCTCCCGCCGAACCGGCCGCCAAAGCTAAGAAGGTGCCGAAGAAATCCGGGGCCGCCAAGAAAAGCAGCAAATCCTCCGGTCCCAGCGCCTCCGACCTGATCATGAAAGCCGTGTCCGCCTCCAAGGAGCGCAGTGGGGTGTCTCTGGCCGCCCTGAAGAAGCTTCTGTCTGCCGGAGGATACGATGTGGAGAAGAATAACAGCCGCCTGAAGCTGGCCATCAAGGCTCTGGTCAACAAGGGCTCCCTGCTCCAGGTGAAGGGCAGCGGCGCCTCCGGGTCCTTCAAGCTGAACAAGAAGCAGGAGACGAAGGACAAAGCGGCcaagaagaagccagcagctgcggccaagcctaagaagccggcagccaagaaAGCGGCCAAATCTCCGAAGAAGCCCAAGAAGGCTCCGGCCGCGGCCAAGAAAAGCCCAAAAAAGGCCAAGAAGCCCGCAGCAGCCGCCAAGAAAGCGGCAAAGAGCCCCAAGAAGCCGAAGACTGCTCCAAAGCCCAAGAAGGTGACGAAGAGTCCGGCTAAGAAGGCGGCAAAACCCAAAGCTGCCAAGAGTCCGGCTAAGAAGGCGACTAAACCCAAGAAGCCCGCGGCCAAGAAATAA